One Oscillospiraceae bacterium genomic region harbors:
- the asd gene encoding aspartate-semialdehyde dehydrogenase, with translation MKQYNVGVIGATGMVGQRFITLLENHPWFHLAAVAASARSAGKTYEDAIGDRWLMKMPMPECAKKLIVLDAANVEEVASKVDFVFCAVNMKKEEIKALEEAYAKAECPVVSNNSAHRFTPDVPMVVPEINADHIDIIPAQRKRLGTKRGFVAVKSNCSLQSYVPALHPLRGYGITDVLVCTYQAISGAGKTFETFPDILDNVIPYIGGEEEKSEQEPLKLWGHIEGDKIVSADAPRFTAQCLRVPVSDGHMGAVFVRFANKPSKDEILKAWKEFHGPAQDLNLPSAPKQFLHYFEENDRPQPKLDRMLENGMAVSIGRLREDNQYDYKFVCLSHNTLRGAAGGAVLLAELLAAKGYFD, from the coding sequence ATGAAACAGTACAATGTAGGCGTCATCGGTGCAACTGGCATGGTCGGCCAGCGTTTTATCACGTTGTTGGAAAACCACCCCTGGTTCCACCTGGCCGCCGTGGCTGCGAGTGCGCGCAGCGCCGGCAAAACGTATGAGGATGCAATCGGTGACCGCTGGCTGATGAAGATGCCGATGCCGGAATGTGCGAAGAAGCTCATCGTGCTGGATGCAGCCAATGTGGAGGAAGTTGCCTCCAAAGTTGATTTTGTGTTCTGCGCTGTCAACATGAAGAAAGAGGAGATCAAGGCCCTGGAAGAAGCTTACGCCAAAGCCGAGTGCCCGGTCGTTTCCAACAACAGCGCGCATCGTTTTACCCCGGATGTGCCCATGGTCGTGCCCGAAATCAATGCGGATCATATCGACATTATCCCTGCCCAGCGCAAGCGTCTTGGTACTAAGCGCGGCTTCGTAGCCGTCAAGTCCAACTGCAGCCTGCAAAGCTATGTGCCCGCCCTGCATCCCCTGCGCGGCTACGGCATCACTGACGTGCTGGTCTGCACCTACCAGGCTATCTCCGGTGCTGGCAAGACCTTTGAAACCTTCCCCGACATTCTGGATAACGTCATCCCCTACATCGGCGGTGAGGAAGAAAAGAGCGAGCAGGAACCCCTGAAGCTGTGGGGCCACATCGAGGGTGACAAGATCGTCTCCGCCGATGCTCCGCGCTTTACCGCCCAGTGCCTGCGCGTGCCGGTTTCTGATGGCCACATGGGTGCCGTGTTCGTGCGCTTTGCCAACAAGCCCAGCAAGGATGAGATCCTGAAAGCCTGGAAGGAATTCCATGGCCCTGCCCAGGACCTGAATCTGCCCAGTGCCCCGAAGCAGTTCCTGCATTATTTTGAGGAAAACGACCGCCCGCAGCCCAAGCTGGATCGCATGCTGGAAAACGGCATGGCTGTCAGCATCGGCCGCCTGCGCGAGGATAACCAGTACGATTACAAGTTCGTCTGCCTGTCCCACAACACCCTGCGCGGCGCTGCTGGCGGTGCTGTGCTGCTGGCGGAACTGCTGGCTGCCAAGGGCTATTTTGACTGA
- a CDS encoding ACT domain-containing protein, giving the protein MYGVSKISSEQNIMLTTFPGAQYSAQSLAEHLDVFAKAGIVVDMICQSAPRGTAVDFSFTTSYDNFAAVMKALPAAAKANPPLVSGGYSKINLFGEEMVTSCGVAARALAALAGANIEIVLITTSDLDISLLIRQQDEDAALEALHKAFEV; this is encoded by the coding sequence ATGTACGGTGTCAGCAAGATCAGCAGTGAGCAGAATATCATGCTCACGACTTTCCCCGGTGCGCAGTACAGCGCACAAAGCTTGGCGGAACACCTGGACGTGTTTGCCAAGGCCGGTATCGTGGTGGATATGATCTGCCAGAGTGCGCCCCGCGGCACGGCGGTAGATTTCAGCTTTACTACCAGCTATGATAACTTTGCCGCCGTGATGAAAGCCCTGCCCGCAGCAGCCAAGGCTAATCCCCCGCTGGTTTCCGGCGGCTACAGCAAGATCAACCTGTTTGGTGAGGAGATGGTCACCAGCTGCGGCGTGGCTGCCCGCGCACTGGCTGCCCTGGCCGGTGCCAACATCGAGATTGTGCTGATCACGACCAGCGACCTGGACATCTCGCTGCTGATCCGCCAGCAGGACGAGGATGCCGCCCTGGAAGCCCTGCACAAGGCTTTCGAGGTCTGA
- the dapB gene encoding 4-hydroxy-tetrahydrodipicolinate reductase, which yields MTDIVIQGIYGRMGHALIEKIAARQDCRVVAGVDREAGKVGDIPVYAGFEGLPKVDAIIDFSSPAGAVAAVQYGAVHGVPCVICSTGLSAEDETVLEDASAKTPIFRSANMSLGVNVLIELARQATRVLSGEFDIEIVEKHHHNKLDAPSGTALMIADAINAEAGNSYEYVYDRSQVRQKRGAKELGISSVRGGGIVGEHDVLFCGPEEVLTLSHSAGSRGVFADGAVQAALYVAGREPGYYTMTDLLRGKLPCV from the coding sequence ATGACGGATATTGTGATACAGGGAATCTACGGCCGCATGGGCCATGCGCTGATCGAAAAAATTGCAGCCCGCCAGGATTGCCGCGTGGTGGCCGGTGTGGACCGTGAGGCTGGTAAGGTCGGCGATATCCCCGTTTATGCCGGGTTTGAGGGCCTGCCCAAGGTCGATGCCATCATCGACTTTTCTTCCCCCGCCGGTGCGGTGGCGGCGGTACAGTATGGTGCCGTCCATGGCGTACCCTGCGTGATCTGCTCCACCGGCCTTTCCGCCGAGGACGAGACCGTGCTGGAGGATGCCAGCGCCAAAACGCCCATCTTCCGCAGCGCCAACATGTCGCTGGGCGTCAATGTGCTGATCGAGCTGGCCCGCCAGGCTACCCGCGTGCTGAGCGGCGAGTTTGACATTGAGATCGTCGAAAAGCACCATCACAATAAACTGGATGCCCCCAGCGGCACGGCCCTGATGATCGCCGATGCCATCAACGCCGAGGCTGGCAACAGCTATGAGTATGTCTACGACCGTTCTCAGGTGCGCCAGAAGCGCGGCGCGAAGGAGTTGGGTATCAGCTCGGTGCGTGGCGGCGGCATTGTGGGTGAGCACGATGTGCTGTTCTGCGGCCCCGAGGAAGTGCTGACCCTGAGCCACAGTGCAGGCAGCCGCGGCGTGTTTGCCGATGGCGCTGTGCAGGCGGCCCTCTACGTGGCAGGCCGAGAGCCAGGCTACTACACGATGACCGACCTTTTGCGGGGCAAGCTGCCATGCGTTTGA
- the sigK gene encoding RNA polymerase sporulation sigma factor SigK translates to MKLSQTLYALLLHLVPVRELHYINGADTLPAPLDPQQERQALEALSRGSTEARDLLITHNLRLVVYIAKKFETPSAGIEDMISIGTIGLIKAVNTFEPTKNIKLATYASRCIENEILMYLRKSSNRRQDASIDEPLNTDNDGNELLLMDVLTSDQPQVGEELERSAEHAALHRAVARLTPRERRIMELRFGLNRETEHTQKEVADQLGISQSYISRLEKRIIRRLRRELEAVS, encoded by the coding sequence ATGAAACTCAGCCAGACACTTTACGCATTGCTTTTACACTTAGTCCCTGTGCGGGAGCTGCATTACATCAACGGGGCCGACACTTTGCCCGCGCCGCTGGACCCTCAGCAGGAGCGGCAGGCGTTGGAGGCTTTAAGCCGCGGCAGCACCGAGGCCCGTGACCTGCTCATCACCCACAACTTGCGGCTGGTCGTGTACATTGCCAAAAAGTTTGAGACACCGTCTGCGGGCATCGAGGACATGATCTCCATCGGCACCATCGGGCTTATCAAGGCCGTGAATACCTTTGAACCCACCAAAAACATCAAGCTGGCGACCTACGCCAGCCGATGCATCGAGAATGAAATTTTAATGTACCTGCGCAAAAGTTCCAACCGCCGCCAGGATGCCAGCATCGACGAGCCGCTGAACACCGACAACGACGGCAACGAACTTTTGCTGATGGATGTGCTTACCAGCGACCAGCCCCAAGTGGGCGAGGAACTGGAGCGCAGCGCCGAGCATGCCGCCCTGCACCGGGCGGTAGCCCGGCTGACACCCCGGGAACGGCGCATTATGGAGCTGCGCTTTGGTTTGAACCGTGAGACTGAGCACACCCAAAAAGAGGTAGCCGACCAGCTGGGCATCTCCCAAAGTTACATTTCCCGGCTGGAAAAGCGCATCATCCGCCGCCTGCGGCGAGAACTGGAAGCCGTCAGCTAA
- a CDS encoding TIGR04086 family membrane protein, which produces MAKSISSNLPRRRSRPRGQNAPAWMLVQVFAAGVGLCLLLLALAAFLLTHTPLPLHLVQPMACLAASAGAAVSGFLLAGKIGRQRFVCGLICGAFYALCLLAAAFLVHGVPSWTRSDAMLPLALLLGGTLGGALSAIKEGH; this is translated from the coding sequence ATGGCTAAAAGTATTTCTTCCAATCTGCCCAGACGCCGCAGCCGTCCGCGCGGACAAAATGCGCCAGCCTGGATGCTGGTGCAGGTTTTTGCGGCGGGGGTCGGGCTATGCCTTTTGTTGTTGGCGCTGGCTGCATTTCTCTTGACGCATACGCCGCTGCCGCTGCATCTGGTGCAACCGATGGCCTGCCTGGCAGCATCAGCCGGGGCTGCGGTTTCCGGCTTTTTGCTGGCGGGTAAAATCGGGCGGCAGCGGTTTGTATGCGGGTTAATTTGCGGGGCCTTTTATGCACTTTGCCTGCTGGCAGCGGCGTTTCTTGTACATGGTGTGCCCAGCTGGACACGTAGCGACGCCATGCTGCCGCTGGCTCTGCTGTTAGGCGGCACCTTAGGCGGTGCGCTCTCCGCCATTAAGGAGGGGCACTGA
- the tgt gene encoding tRNA guanosine(34) transglycosylase Tgt, with translation MPYRLIKQEGAARRGEFTTVHGTVQTPAFQNVATAAAIKGGLSALDLKDIRAQVMLCNTYHLHLRPGDKLVAEMGGLHKFTKWDGPILTDSGGFQVFSLAKLRQITEEGVTFNSHLDGHRIFMGPEQSMQIQANLGSTIAMAFDECVENPATYEYAKNSCARTARWLLRCKDEMARLKHEEKAVNPDQLLFGINQGCTFADLRVEHMKQIAEYDLDGYAIGGLAVGEPAEVMYDIISAVEPFAPKNKIRYLMGVGTPGNIIEGVYRGVDLFDCVMPSRNARHGHLFTWDGIINIKNLKYERDESPIDPHCDCPVCRNFSRAYIRHLQKADEMLGMRLAVMHNLYFYNHLMERIREALDNGTFQQFHDTYVHKLDTRI, from the coding sequence ATGCCTTACCGCCTTATCAAACAGGAAGGTGCCGCCCGTCGCGGCGAATTTACTACGGTGCACGGCACCGTGCAGACCCCCGCATTCCAGAACGTTGCCACCGCCGCCGCCATCAAAGGCGGTCTGTCGGCGCTGGATCTGAAAGACATCCGTGCCCAGGTCATGCTGTGCAACACCTACCATCTGCATCTGCGCCCCGGTGATAAGCTGGTGGCCGAGATGGGCGGTCTGCACAAATTCACTAAGTGGGACGGTCCCATCCTGACCGACAGCGGTGGGTTCCAGGTGTTCAGCCTGGCCAAGCTGCGCCAGATCACCGAGGAGGGCGTTACCTTCAACTCCCACCTGGACGGTCACCGCATTTTTATGGGGCCGGAGCAGAGCATGCAGATCCAGGCCAACCTGGGTTCTACCATCGCCATGGCCTTTGACGAGTGCGTGGAGAACCCCGCCACCTACGAGTACGCCAAAAACAGCTGCGCCCGCACGGCCCGCTGGCTGCTGCGCTGCAAGGATGAGATGGCCCGCCTGAAGCATGAGGAAAAGGCTGTCAACCCCGATCAGCTGCTGTTCGGTATCAACCAGGGCTGTACCTTTGCCGACCTGCGTGTAGAACACATGAAGCAAATCGCTGAATACGATCTGGATGGCTATGCTATCGGAGGACTGGCCGTGGGCGAACCTGCTGAGGTCATGTACGACATCATCTCCGCCGTAGAGCCCTTTGCCCCCAAGAACAAGATCCGCTACCTGATGGGTGTCGGCACCCCCGGCAACATCATCGAGGGCGTTTACCGCGGTGTTGACCTGTTCGACTGTGTCATGCCCAGCCGCAATGCCCGCCACGGCCACCTGTTCACCTGGGACGGCATCATTAACATCAAAAACCTGAAGTACGAGCGCGACGAATCTCCCATCGATCCGCATTGCGATTGCCCGGTCTGCCGCAACTTTTCCCGCGCCTACATACGCCATCTGCAGAAGGCCGATGAGATGCTGGGCATGCGCTTGGCTGTTATGCACAACCTGTATTTCTACAACCACCTGATGGAACGCATCCGCGAGGCGCTGGACAACGGCACTTTCCAGCAGTTCCACGACACCTATGTGCATAAACTTGACACCCGCATCTGA
- a CDS encoding CapA family protein gives MRLRNNEIAACLVIALGVGSVLTGALLQEISTGKTAQQPESVAAAAYVEPTPAPETTPEPMPTVETVRFSATGDDLIHDGIFLQAKNRGTDGYYDFSYAYENMRDFYTQFDVNWLNQETLVNDAFDPSGYPMFSTPGDITDALYDIGFRVFSLSNNHSYDKGAAGIDASREHWAAMPDDVVSMGFYNLETYDDYVYQTVNGITFGYLSYTEHTNGLPTPSSAAYGVVYLSDLDIIEQQIAAMRPNCDVLVVSCHWGVEGSHDVEDSQRQMAQWLADHDVDLIIGTHPHVTQTAEWLTGAEGHTSFVAYSLGNFLNAQSSPDNMIGAVLDITFQKTTQSDGSSAVEMQDPKLHCVISQYEDGWKNIREYPYSAYTDELGAAHGNFTLTREYIESVLYGSIDEQFVTLD, from the coding sequence ATGCGTTTGAGAAATAATGAAATTGCAGCCTGCCTGGTGATTGCCCTGGGCGTTGGCAGCGTACTGACAGGAGCGCTGCTGCAGGAAATCAGCACCGGCAAGACCGCACAACAGCCAGAATCGGTGGCAGCCGCCGCCTATGTAGAGCCGACCCCGGCACCGGAAACTACCCCGGAGCCTATGCCAACCGTGGAGACCGTGCGGTTTTCCGCCACCGGCGACGACCTGATCCACGACGGCATCTTTTTGCAGGCGAAAAATCGCGGCACCGATGGCTACTATGATTTTTCCTATGCGTATGAAAATATGAGGGACTTCTACACCCAGTTTGACGTAAATTGGCTGAACCAGGAAACGCTGGTCAATGATGCCTTTGATCCCAGCGGCTACCCCATGTTCTCAACGCCGGGAGATATTACAGATGCACTGTATGACATTGGCTTCCGAGTGTTCAGCCTGTCCAACAACCACAGCTACGATAAAGGTGCGGCGGGCATCGATGCCTCCCGCGAGCATTGGGCCGCGATGCCAGATGACGTGGTTTCGATGGGGTTCTACAACCTGGAAACCTATGACGACTACGTGTACCAGACGGTGAATGGCATCACCTTCGGCTACCTTTCCTACACCGAACATACCAACGGCCTGCCGACGCCCAGCAGTGCGGCCTATGGCGTTGTGTATTTGAGCGACCTGGATATCATTGAACAGCAGATTGCCGCCATGCGCCCCAATTGCGATGTGCTGGTGGTCAGCTGTCATTGGGGTGTAGAGGGCAGCCATGATGTGGAAGACTCCCAGCGGCAGATGGCTCAATGGCTGGCTGACCATGATGTGGATCTTATCATCGGTACCCATCCCCATGTGACCCAGACAGCCGAATGGCTGACCGGCGCAGAAGGGCATACCAGTTTTGTGGCTTACAGCCTGGGCAATTTCCTGAATGCACAGTCCAGCCCGGACAATATGATCGGCGCGGTATTGGACATCACCTTCCAGAAGACCACCCAGTCGGACGGCAGCAGCGCCGTGGAGATGCAGGACCCGAAACTGCATTGCGTGATAAGCCAGTACGAAGACGGGTGGAAAAACATCCGCGAGTATCCCTACTCTGCCTATACCGACGAATTGGGCGCGGCGCATGGAAACTTCACGCTCACCCGTGAATACATCGAAAGCGTATTGTATGGCTCTATCGACGAGCAATTCGTTACATTAGATTGA
- a CDS encoding tyrosine recombinase XerC: protein MSSYIDVVHPDRHAPYLDIPNDVVEYLHYLDFVKMRSPRTINAYYLDLRGFFRFMMAMQWSRVPRDTPLEEINLKDISTEDIKKITKRDIFSYLDYVRSTDANGGKARARKLSALKGFFSYLVTQVNKLQENPTEGISLGSPKKALPKYLTAAESIDLLKNIQSDFYERDFCMITLFLNCGMRLTELVTINMGDFRQDTIRITGKGNKERLVYLNDACLEALDHYKKARAALPNLPADERALFVSKRTGKRLTARRVEQIVARCLQSAGLSGRGFSPHKLRHTAATLMYQGGVDMLALKEILGHESVSTTQIYTHINQERLRAAVKASPLADQGYIAESKPSQQDSGEED, encoded by the coding sequence TGAGCAGTTATATCGATGTGGTCCACCCGGACCGCCATGCGCCGTATTTGGATATACCCAATGATGTGGTGGAATACCTGCATTATCTGGACTTTGTAAAGATGCGGTCACCGCGCACCATCAACGCATACTATCTCGATTTGCGCGGCTTCTTCCGTTTTATGATGGCGATGCAATGGTCGCGTGTGCCGCGGGATACGCCGCTGGAAGAAATAAACTTAAAGGACATCTCAACCGAGGATATAAAAAAGATCACCAAGCGGGACATCTTTTCCTATTTGGACTACGTGCGCAGCACGGACGCCAACGGCGGCAAAGCCCGTGCCCGCAAGCTGAGCGCCCTAAAAGGGTTTTTCTCCTATCTGGTGACCCAGGTGAATAAACTGCAGGAAAATCCCACCGAGGGAATCAGCCTCGGCTCACCAAAAAAGGCCCTGCCTAAGTACCTGACTGCCGCGGAAAGCATAGACTTGTTAAAAAATATACAAAGTGACTTCTATGAGCGTGACTTCTGCATGATTACCCTGTTTTTAAACTGCGGCATGCGGCTGACAGAACTGGTGACCATCAACATGGGCGATTTCAGGCAGGATACCATCCGAATCACCGGCAAAGGCAACAAAGAGCGGCTTGTCTACCTGAACGACGCCTGCCTGGAAGCGCTGGACCATTATAAAAAGGCCCGTGCAGCGCTGCCGAACCTGCCGGCAGATGAACGGGCCTTATTCGTCTCCAAGCGCACCGGCAAGCGGCTGACGGCGCGCCGCGTGGAACAGATCGTGGCGCGTTGCCTGCAAAGCGCAGGCTTAAGCGGACGAGGTTTTTCGCCCCACAAGCTGCGCCACACGGCGGCAACGCTGATGTATCAGGGCGGTGTGGATATGTTGGCGCTGAAAGAAATTTTGGGCCACGAGAGTGTTTCCACCACGCAGATCTACACCCACATCAACCAGGAGCGCCTGCGCGCCGCGGTGAAAGCCTCTCCTCTTGCGGATCAAGGTTATATCGCGGAAAGCAAGCCCTCACAGCAGGACTCCGGCGAGGAAGACTGA
- the queA gene encoding tRNA preQ1(34) S-adenosylmethionine ribosyltransferase-isomerase QueA, with amino-acid sequence MLKKDFWYDLPKELIAQEPAAPRDAARLMVLDRQNDSIVHSVFHDLPQFLEKGDLLVVNNSKVLPARLMGTKVPTGAVCELLLLRQVKGDTWECLARPGKRMQAGTKVEFGDGSLTAVVDETLPDGNKYVTFTYDTETLYEKLDEFGKMPLPPYITKQLEDQSQYQTVYAKELGSAAAPTAGLHFTPQLMDTIRAMGVNIAEVTLHVGLGTFRPVNEESIEDHQMHSEWYSVSEETARLINDTRAAGHRVIAVGTTSCRTLESVWAKYGKIVPCSGNTSIFIYPGIELKAIDGLITNFHLPESTLIMLISAFYGYDKTMAAYKVAVEEKYRFFSFGDAMFIK; translated from the coding sequence ATGCTGAAAAAAGATTTTTGGTACGACTTACCTAAAGAACTGATTGCGCAGGAGCCTGCCGCCCCCCGCGACGCGGCCCGCCTGATGGTGCTGGACCGCCAGAATGACAGCATCGTCCACTCGGTCTTTCATGATCTGCCCCAGTTTCTGGAAAAAGGCGATCTGCTGGTCGTCAACAACTCCAAGGTGCTGCCCGCCCGTCTGATGGGCACCAAGGTTCCTACCGGTGCTGTATGCGAACTACTGCTGCTGCGCCAGGTGAAAGGGGACACCTGGGAGTGCCTGGCCCGCCCCGGCAAGCGGATGCAGGCAGGCACTAAGGTGGAGTTCGGCGACGGCAGCCTGACGGCTGTGGTGGATGAGACTTTGCCAGACGGCAACAAATATGTTACCTTTACCTATGACACCGAAACGCTGTATGAGAAGCTGGACGAGTTCGGCAAGATGCCGCTGCCGCCCTACATCACCAAACAGCTGGAGGACCAGAGCCAATACCAGACCGTTTACGCCAAGGAGCTGGGCAGCGCCGCCGCCCCCACGGCCGGCCTGCACTTCACCCCGCAGCTGATGGACACCATCCGTGCGATGGGCGTTAACATTGCCGAGGTTACGTTGCATGTCGGCCTAGGCACCTTCCGCCCGGTCAACGAGGAGTCCATCGAGGATCACCAGATGCACAGCGAGTGGTACTCTGTCAGCGAGGAGACCGCCCGGCTCATCAACGACACCCGCGCCGCTGGCCACCGCGTTATCGCCGTGGGCACCACCAGCTGCCGCACGCTGGAATCCGTCTGGGCCAAGTACGGCAAGATCGTACCTTGCAGCGGCAACACCAGCATCTTCATCTATCCCGGCATCGAGCTGAAAGCCATCGACGGTCTCATCACCAATTTCCACCTCCCGGAAAGCACCCTGATCATGCTGATCTCCGCGTTCTACGGTTATGACAAGACCATGGCCGCCTATAAGGTCGCTGTAGAGGAAAAGTATCGCTTCTTCAGCTTTGGTGATGCGATGTTTATTAAGTAA
- the yajC gene encoding preprotein translocase subunit YajC: MIQFLSATGSTSMTETLFTLLPMILIIVFMFILIYLPQKRQDKKDAAMRSSIEIGDKVSTIGGIVGIVCAISEKDDTIVLETGSDRTKIRFRRTAIASVEKLDMGGKDTTPAKK, translated from the coding sequence ATGATTCAGTTTTTGAGTGCCACTGGTTCCACCAGCATGACCGAGACCCTGTTTACGCTGCTGCCGATGATCCTGATCATCGTCTTCATGTTCATTCTGATCTATCTGCCGCAGAAGCGCCAGGACAAGAAGGACGCCGCTATGCGCAGCTCCATCGAAATCGGCGATAAGGTTTCTACCATCGGCGGTATCGTCGGCATCGTCTGTGCCATCTCCGAGAAGGACGACACCATCGTTCTGGAGACCGGCAGTGACCGCACCAAGATTCGCTTCCGCCGCACCGCCATTGCCAGCGTGGAGAAGCTGGACATGGGCGGCAAGGACACCACCCCTGCTAAGAAGTAA
- a CDS encoding sigma-E processing peptidase SpoIIGA: protein MCVSWSAHFHHPRRIYWKTPQEEGCTIKTVIYLDVLLLVNFLVAYLLLQAAGVLTGQRAAFARMLTGSVCAAVSALILFAPELSYPVQIMYKLATALAIAALTFGWRDKLRLLAAACWYAALNILLAGLVVLIIFQTGTTLLQTGNLAVYLRVSPLLLLGLSGLCCGAVEVGLRFFRRRPTKQETVGLEFELCGTCIHLRAMLDTGCHLTDPITCMPVLVVSLTDAGSRLPPEVRQFLAGWFAGGDKTDPPAGAQLRLIPCSTAAQRSLLPGFAVRNIGLITKTGVLQLGRTAIAFAPESFGDPQYEALYGSDFL from the coding sequence TTGTGTGTTTCATGGTCTGCGCATTTTCACCACCCACGGCGCATATACTGGAAAACGCCGCAGGAGGAGGGATGCACCATAAAGACCGTCATCTATCTGGATGTGCTGCTCCTTGTCAATTTTCTGGTGGCCTACTTACTGCTACAAGCTGCCGGGGTGCTGACCGGCCAGCGGGCTGCCTTTGCCCGAATGCTGACGGGCAGCGTCTGCGCGGCGGTTTCGGCCTTGATTCTGTTTGCACCGGAACTTTCGTACCCTGTGCAAATTATGTATAAGCTGGCTACAGCCCTTGCCATTGCCGCCTTGACCTTCGGCTGGCGGGATAAGCTGCGACTGCTGGCGGCGGCCTGCTGGTATGCTGCGCTGAATATTTTGCTGGCGGGGTTGGTGGTTTTGATTATTTTCCAAACGGGCACCACACTGCTGCAGACGGGTAACCTTGCGGTCTATCTGCGGGTATCGCCGCTGCTGCTATTGGGGCTTTCCGGGCTGTGCTGCGGGGCTGTTGAAGTGGGGCTGCGTTTTTTCCGCCGCCGACCCACTAAACAGGAGACCGTCGGACTGGAGTTTGAACTTTGCGGTACCTGCATTCACCTGCGGGCTATGCTGGATACCGGCTGCCACCTGACCGACCCCATCACCTGTATGCCGGTGCTGGTGGTCAGCCTCACCGATGCAGGCTCCCGTCTGCCGCCAGAGGTTCGGCAGTTTTTGGCCGGCTGGTTCGCCGGGGGTGATAAGACCGACCCGCCCGCCGGGGCGCAGCTGCGGCTGATTCCTTGCAGCACCGCCGCCCAGCGCAGCCTGCTGCCCGGCTTTGCGGTGCGCAATATCGGGCTTATCACCAAGACCGGCGTGCTGCAGCTAGGGCGTACTGCCATTGCATTTGCGCCGGAATCTTTCGGTGATCCCCAATATGAGGCTTTGTATGGCAGCGATTTTTTATAA
- the dapA gene encoding 4-hydroxy-tetrahydrodipicolinate synthase, producing the protein MKKPVFTGAAVAIITPMNADGSVNFEELGRIIDDQIAHGTDAIVICGTTGESPTLSDEEHTACIRYAVKQAAGRVPVIAGTGSNDTKYAIWLSQQAQADGADALLLVTPYYNKTSQAGLVAHYTAIANAVNLPCILYNVPSRTGCNLTPASLAQLAKLPNINAVKEASGNISQVAEIAAACGTELNIYSGNDDQIVPLLALGGKGVISVLSNVAPQYTHDICAKWFAGETQESLQMQLKALPLCKALFADVNPIPAKWAMNRLGWQAGACRLPLVEPSAAVQDQLETAMRDFGLL; encoded by the coding sequence ATGAAGAAGCCTGTTTTTACCGGCGCTGCGGTTGCCATTATCACCCCGATGAACGCCGATGGCAGCGTAAACTTTGAAGAACTGGGCCGCATCATTGATGACCAGATTGCCCATGGCACCGATGCCATCGTCATCTGCGGTACCACCGGCGAATCCCCGACGCTGTCTGATGAGGAGCATACCGCCTGCATCCGCTATGCGGTCAAGCAGGCCGCAGGCCGCGTGCCGGTGATTGCGGGCACGGGTTCCAATGATACTAAGTATGCCATTTGGCTGTCCCAGCAGGCCCAGGCCGACGGTGCCGATGCCCTGCTGCTGGTCACCCCGTACTACAACAAGACCAGCCAGGCGGGCCTGGTGGCCCATTACACGGCCATTGCCAACGCTGTGAATCTGCCCTGCATCCTGTACAATGTGCCCAGCCGTACCGGCTGCAACCTGACACCGGCCAGCCTGGCCCAGCTTGCCAAGCTGCCCAACATCAACGCCGTCAAGGAGGCCAGCGGCAACATCAGCCAGGTAGCTGAGATCGCTGCCGCCTGCGGTACGGAGCTGAACATCTACTCCGGCAACGACGACCAGATCGTCCCGCTGCTGGCTTTAGGCGGCAAGGGCGTCATCAGTGTGCTGTCCAACGTGGCACCCCAGTATACTCACGACATCTGCGCCAAGTGGTTCGCCGGTGAAACGCAGGAAAGCCTGCAGATGCAACTGAAAGCCCTGCCCTTGTGCAAGGCCCTGTTTGCCGACGTTAACCCTATCCCCGCAAAGTGGGCGATGAACCGCCTGGGCTGGCAGGCCGGTGCTTGCCGCCTGCCTTTGGTCGAGCCTTCCGCTGCGGTGCAGGATCAGCTGGAGACCGCCATGCGGGATTTCGGCCTGCTGTAA